Proteins co-encoded in one Maylandia zebra isolate NMK-2024a linkage group LG16, Mzebra_GT3a, whole genome shotgun sequence genomic window:
- the tbl1x gene encoding F-box-like/WD repeat-containing protein TBL1X, whose protein sequence is MSITSDEVNFLVYRYLQESGFSHSAFTFGIESHISQSNINGTLVPPAALISILQKGLQYVEAEISINEDGTVFDGRPIESLSLIDAVMPDVVQTRQQAFRDRLAQQQTTCTITASTSGIQSNAPKNGEATVNGEENGTHNMNNHSEPMEMDVDVEIPASKATVLRGHESEVFICAWNPVSDLLASGSGDSTARIWNLNENNNSISTQLVLRHCIREGGQDVPSNKDVTSLDWNSDGTLLATGSYDGFARIWTKDGNLASTLGQHKGPIFALKWNKKGNCILSAGVDKTTIIWDAHTGEAKQQFPFHSAPALDVDWQNNTTFASCSTDMCIHVCRLGSDRPLKTFQGHTNEVNAIKWDPSGMLLASCSDDMTLKIWSMKQESCVHDLQAHSKEIYTIKWSPTGPSTNNPNANIMLASASFDSTVRLWDVERGVCIHTLTRHQEPVYSVAFSPDGKHLASGSFDKCVHIWNTTTGALVHSYRGTGGIFEVCWNSTGDKVGASASDGSVCVLDLRK, encoded by the exons ATGAGTATTACCAGCGACGAAGTGAACTTCTTGGTCTACAGATATCTCCAAGAGTCAG gtttctCCCACTCAGCATTCACCTTTGGCATTGAGAGCCACATCAGCCAATCCAACATCAATGGAACACTAGTGCCCCCTGCTGCTCTCATCTCTATCCTGCAGAAAGGACTCCAGTATGTGGAGGCAGAAATCAGCATTAATGAG GACGGCACGGTCTTTGACGGTCGACCGATTGAGTCACTGTCGCTCATTGACGCGGTGATGCCAGATGTGGTGCAGACGCGGCAGCAGGCCTTCCGCGACAGACTAGCCCAGCAGCAGACCACCTGTACCATAACAGCTTCAACCTCTGGAATCCAGTCCAATGCGCCAAAAAATGGAGAAGCCACTGTCAATGGCGAGGAGAATGGTACTCACAACATGA ATAACCACAGTGAGCCTATGGAGATGGATGTGGATGTTGAGATACCAGCCAGTAAAGCTACAGTACTCAGAGGCCACGAGTCTGAAGTTTTCATCTGCGCCTGGAACCCTGTCAGCGATCTGTTGGCCTCAGG TTCGGGGGACTCCACTGCCAGGATCTGGAACCTGAACGAGAATAATAACTCGATCTCCACCCAGCTGGTGCTGCGCCACTGTATCCGAGAAGGTGGCCAGGATGTCCCCAGCAACAAAGATGTCACCTCCCTAGACTGGAAT AGCGATGGGACTCTCCTGGCAACAGGCTCGTATGATGGATTTGCCAGGATATGGACAAAGGATG GAAATCTGGCAAGCACATTGGGTCAACATAAAGGGCCCATATTTGCACTCAAGTGGAACAAGAAGGGGAACTGTATTCTCAGCGCTGGTGTAGATAAG ACGACAATCATTTGGGACGCACACACAGGAGAAGCCAAACAGCAGTTCCCTTTCCACTCAG CCCCAGCACTGGATGTTGACTGGCAGAACAACACCACGTTTGCCTCTTGCAGCACAGACATGTGCATCCACGTATGTCGACTTGGCAGCGACCGCCCCCTCAAGACTTTCCAGGGCCACACG AATGAAGTTAATGCCATTAAGTGGGACCCATCAGGTATGCTGCTTGCCTCCTGCTCGGATGACATGACCTTAAAG ATTTGGAGTATGAAGCAGGAGTCATGTGTCCATGACCTCCAGGCTCACAGTAAAGAAATCTACACTATCAAGTGGAGCCCCACAGGCCCCAGCACAAATAACCCCAACGCCAACATCATGCTTGCCAG CGCTTCTTTTGACTCTACAGTGCGACTGTGGGATGTTGAACGAGGAGTTTGTATTCATACACTGACCAGGCACCAGGAACCGGTCTACAGCGTGGCCTTCAGCCCTGATGGCAAACACCTAGCCAGCGGCTCCTTTGATAAATGTGTCCACATTTGGAATACTACG ACTGGAGCCTTGGTGCACAGCTACAGGGGTACTGGCGGCATCTTCGAGGTGTGCTGGAACAGCACCGGAGACAAAGTTGGTGCCAGTGCCTCAGACGGCTCG GTTTGTGTTCTCGATCTCCGAAAATAG
- the gpr143 gene encoding G-protein coupled receptor 143, with protein sequence MASPRMETFCCPNRDAATEFVVTFQPVLFGALSLGSAALSLLFAILQILPKRKGYRRLGQYPLPRPASSSRILFIISICDILGCTGVIVRSSVWLGLPNIVDHISVVNNTDVWPEVFCVGSAMWIQLFFSASFWWTFCYAVDVFLVVKTSAGISTIILYHMITWGLAVLLCVEGVAMLYYPSISDCEQGLQHAIPHYVTTYAPMLLVLIANPVFFNRTVSTVTSLLKGRQGIYTENERRLASEIKIRFFKIMLVFFICWVPNIINESLLFYLEMQIDISDNSLRNIRNTALITWFIMGILNPMQAFLNTLAFHGWTGFDIDFSLQQRRELVWDSVSTSAANMTSHNPVVGTTLLYQSHVQESQKNMMGNGQHHSDAISVLSEGSESSTVEIHISSELQDYEDVDADGESLENSVRH encoded by the exons ATGGCATCTCCGCGGATGGAGACTTTCTGCTGCCCGAACCGAGACGCGGCGACAGAGTTTGTGGTCACTTTTCAGCCCGTCTTATTCGGCGCCTTAAGTCTGGGAAGCGCGGCTTTAAGCCTCTTATTCGCTATTTTACAAATTCTACCAAAACGCAAAGGATACAGAAGACTCGGGCAGTATCCTCTGCCAAGGCCTGCGTCCTCCTCGCGGATATTGTTCATCATCAGTATATGTGACATATTGGGATGCACAG GTGTCATTGTAAGATCATCTGTGTGGCTAGGTCTGCCAAACATCGTCGACCACATCTCAGTAGTCAACAACACTGATGTCTGGCCAGAAGTCTTCTGCGTAGGCAGCGCA ATGTGGATCCAGTTGTTTTTTAGCGCTTCTTTCTGGTGGACCTTTTGTTATGCGGTTGACGTCTTCCTGGTGGTGAAAACATCTGCGGGAATCAG CACCATTATACTCTACCACATGATTACATGGGGCCTGgctgtgctgctgtgtgttgAAGGAGTGGCCATGCTGTACTATCCATCTATTTCTGA CTGTGAGCAGGGCCTCCAACATGCTATTCCTCACTATGTCACCACATACGCACCGATGCTGCTCGTTCTCATAGCCAACCCTGTGTTTTTTAATCGGACCGTATCTACTG TGACATCTTTGCTGAAAGGACGACAAGGAATCTATACGGAAAATGAGAGGCGGCTGGCGAGTGAGATAAAAATACGCTTCTTTAAAATTATGCTGGTGTTCTTTATTTG CTGGGTTCCCAACATCATTAATGAGAGCCTCCTCTTCTACCTGGAGATGCAGATAGACATCAGTGACAATAGTTTGAGGAATATCAGGAACACAGCGCTCATCACATGGTTTATCATG GGTATACTGAACCCCATGCAGGCTTTCCTTAACACCCTGGCCTTTCATGGCTGGACAGGCTTTGACATTGACTTCAGCCTGCAGCAGAGGAGGGAGCTGGTCTGGGACTCTGTCTCTACTTCAGCAGCTAACATGACTTCCCATAACCCTGTGGTGGGAACTACTCTGCTTTACCAGAGTCACGTCCAGGAATCACAGAAGAACATGATGGGAAACGGGCAACACCACTCTGATGCCATCAGCGTCCTCTCAGAAG GTTCAGAGTCTAGTACAGTTGAAATCCACATTTCCAGCGAGCTACAAGACTATGAGGATGTAGACGCAGACGGAGAATCCTTGGAGAACTCTGTGAGGCACTAA
- the mospd2 gene encoding motile sperm domain-containing protein 2 — MAEVEPHEGEQDLEKKIEETRQRFNNELLQDSTEKYDPRDVERLQTDDSLVEGYLTWRIYNVDDALKMIDESLHWRKEYGVNDINESTIPRWMFETGAVYLHGYDKEGNKLFWFKVKLHVKDAKTVIDKKKYVAFWLERYAKKEPGMPLTVVFDMTDSGLSNVDMEFVKYIINCFKVYYPKFLSKMIIVDMPWILNAAWKIVKSWLGPEAISKLRFASKSEVQTYIGPEYLPPHMGGTDSFKYSYPPLPDDDFQTPICDNGPIVSDDDRESKEGDLDVKDALESSFTSDVVVKPKKVNFLEQSLRSEDNDKGDASARTKGARKPLTTFKGSLLDVSPAEELSFGSGETEKKSLIILNNVVKNQVAFKVRTTAPDKYRVKPSSSCCEPGASVDIVVSLHGGSQASPQDRFLIMAAEMENAGSQDLSQFWKEVPKTKIMEHRLRCHVLESAKPAIKSFKDNPMETMPIEQQELNIALMRVTACTSRLEQKLDNTLWLQKVLIVLVVVLVMLNLLCLHLLGTAQQPS; from the exons ATGGCTGAAGTTGAGCCACACGAAGGAGAGCAG GACCTTGAAAAGAAAATCGAGGAGACAAGGCAGAGATTCAACAATGAGTTGCTCCAAG ATTCAACAGAGAAGTATGACCCCAGGGACGTGGAAAGGCTTCAGACAGATGACAGTCTGGTGGAGGGCTACCTGACATGGAGGATCTATAATGTTGATGATGCCTTGAAAATGATTGATGAAAGTCTTCATTGGAGAAAAGAGTATGGGGTAAATG ACATTAATGAGAGCACTATTCCCAGATGGATGTTCGAAACTGGGGCTGTCTACCTCCATGGCTACGACAAAGAGGGCAACAAACTCT tCTGGTTTAAGGTAAAGCTGCATGTCAAGGATGCAAAGACTGTCATAGACAAGAAAAAGTATGTTGCCTTTTGGCTGGAGAGGTATGCAAAGAAGGAACCTGGGATGCCTCTAACCGTTGTGTTTGACATGACGGACTCTGGCCTCAGCAATGTA GACATGGAGTTTGTGAAGTACATCATTAATTGCTTCAAAGTATATTATCCAAAGTTTTTAT cCAAAATGATAATAGTGGATATGCCTTGGATTCTGAATG CTGCGTGGAAGATTGTGAAGTCGTGGTTGGGTCCAGAGGCAATCAGCAAACTTAGGTTTGCATCCAAATCTGAGGTCCAGACATACATAGGCCCCGAGTACTTGCCACCTCACATGGGTGGAACG GATTCCTTCAAGTATAGTTACCCACCTCTTCCTGACGATGACTTCCAAACACCCATCTGTGACAACGGGCCCATTGTTAGTGATGATGACAGGGAGAGCAAAGAAGGTGACTTGGATGTTAAAGATGCCCTTGAGTCCAGCTTCACTTCAGATGTTGTAGTAAAGCCCAAAAAG GTAAATTTTCTGGAACAAAGTTTGAGGTCAGAGGACAACGATAAAGGAGATGCAAGCGCCAGGACCAAAGGTGCCAGGAAGCCGCTGACCACCTTCAAAGGTTCTCTGTTAGATGTTAG CCCTGCAGAGGAGCTCAGCTTTGGTTCTGGAGAGACTGAAAAGAAAAGCTTAATTATCCTGAACAATGTGGTCAAAAATCAGGTGGCCTTTAAG GTGCGGACCACGGCGCCCGACAAGTATAGAGTGAAGccgagcagcagctgctgtgaGCCAGGAGCTTCAGTAGACATAGTTGTGTCACTGCATGGAG GTTCTCAGGCCTCTCCACAGGACAGGTTTCTGATTATGGCTGCAGAGATGGAAAATGCTGGATCACAAGATCTTTCACAGTTCTGGAAAGAAGTACCGAAAACCAAAATCATGGAACACAG ATTGCGCTGTCATGTTCTGGAGAGTGCTAAACCAGCAATTAAATCTTTTAAGGATAACCCAATGGAGACAATGCCAATCGAGCAGCAGGAGTTAAATATAGCG CTAATGCGAGTCACAGCCTGCACCTCACGGCTGGAGCAGAAGCTGGACAACACCCTGTGGTTGCAGAAGGTTCTCATTGTGTTGGTGGTAGTCCTCGTGATGCTAAACCTGCTGTGTCTCCACCTGCTGGGAACAGCTCAGCAGCCATCTTGA
- the LOC101464244 gene encoding ankyrin repeat and SOCS box protein 9 produces the protein MSAGQKNTPRDPTCQSGTVCFSNPLMSDVESDWSPIHEAAFNGRLLTLQKLIDQGACVNLNTLDMASPLHGACTQGHTACAKLLMENGANVNSSTVDGKTALTEACAQGHVTCESLLLQHGAASLGTSQSSSPIHIAATKGHPECIEPLVQYGADVDQHVDELGTPLQIACSNQHLSTVRKLLQLGANVNSSVSGDSPLHMAARQSSPELTSVLLEHGADLFLRNSEGRQPLDLAPPNSLTERLLKQAGGVSPLMQLCRLHIRKAVGNKRLGAICDLQLPTELIEYLLYQSDPRGDLNALKFLNPATSDFES, from the exons ATGTCTGCTGGACAGAAAAACACTCCGCGAGACCCTACATGTCAAAGTGGAACTGTTTGTTTCTCAAACCCTTTGATGAGTG ATGTTGAATCAGACTGGTCTCCAATTCACGAAGCAGCCTTTAACGGACGTCTCCTCACCCTGCAAAAGCTCATTGATCAG GGTGCATGTGTAAATCTGAACACTCTGGATATGGCCTCACCCCTTCATGGGGCGTGTACACAAGGTCACACGGCTTGTGCCAAGCTTCTGATGGAAAACGGTGCAAAT GTAAACAGCTCAACTGTGGATGGAAAAACTGCCCTGACAGAAGCATGTGCTCAGGGGCACGTGACCTGTGAATCGCTGCTTCTTCAACATGGAGCTGCTTCCCTGGGGACCAGCCAGTCCAGTTCTCCAATTCATATAGCTGCAACAAAAG GTCATCCTGAGTGCATTGAACCTCTTGTTCAGTACGGAGCAGATGTGGATCAGCATGTTGACGAGTTAGGAACCCCTCTCCAGATTGCCTGCTCCAATCAGCATCTGAGCACCGTGAGGAAACTATTGCAGCTGG gtGCAAATGTGAACAGCAGCGTGTCTGGGGACTCGCCTCTGCACATGGCCGCCCGTCAGTCCAGCCCTGAGTTGACATCCGTCCTGCTTGAACATGGGGCGGATCTCTTCCTTAGGAACTCAGAGGGCAGGCAGCCACTGGACCTCGCTCCGCCCAACAGCCTTACAGAGAGACTTCTGAAACAAGCAGGAG GAGTGTCTCCTCTAATGCAGCTGTGCCGACTACACATCAGGAAAGCTGTGGGCAACAAGAGGCTGGGTGCGATTTGTGACCTTCAGTTACCCACAGAACTGATAGAGTATCTGCTCTACCAATCAGACCCAAGGGGAGATCTTAATGCGCTGAAATTCCTCAACCCTGCAACCTCAGATTTTGAGTCTTAA